The Festucalex cinctus isolate MCC-2025b chromosome 6, RoL_Fcin_1.0, whole genome shotgun sequence genomic sequence TCTCAGCCTTCTCGTCATCTGCGCTCTCCTCTCAGCTTGCTGGGCCACAGGAGGTAAGGAGCGTTTCGGGAACGTCAGCGTCCGTGCTCGGAGCGAACTTTGCTCATCTCTTCTATTTTACGTCCTTTTCAATAAGTTGTCGAGTCTCACGATGACCACTCGAACGGCGGCGATGTGGGTGACCACGCCGACAACGGCGACAACGGCGACAACGGCGACGGCGGCCAAAACGCCGACTCCTCGGCGTCCGACTCTTCCGACTCATCCTCAGACTCGTCCGATTCGGACTCGGACTCCGACTCTGATTCCGACTCTGACTCCGACTCTGATTCTGACTCCAACTCTGACTCcaattcttcctcctcttcatctgagTCAGACAGCACTGAAGGTAAGCCATCGATACAAGCAGAATGTGTATGATTGACACCAAAAATGATagcttaaaatgtaaaaaaaaaaaataaaaaaaaaaaaaattaaaaaaaagtctcagcccataaaaataaaaacaaaactcaaacaaaaGTATTACTATATTTATATTAGTCACAGCTTTTAGCACTAATTTTCTATTAAACAgaactttggtgccatcttatGGCAACTTAGATAATTTCATAACAAACACGAAAACATTAAATAGGTGAATTTTTAATAACAAAGTCCAATGTGAGGatctagagcagtggtgtcaaagtccggtccttgaggacctgagtcctgcatgtttttgaggtttccccacgttcaacacagctgattcatatttaagctaatCAGCAatctctgcaggagcctgataatgatcctgatcattgaatcaggtgtgttgaagTAGAGAAACCTCGCAAACATGCAGGACTAGTCAGGCCCTCGAGGAATTGATGAtgatcctcaactcacttcaacatagttccttggcccTAATATTATACAAAATTGAGCCAAAGCTTAATTTTATATTACACTggatacaaaaacaaagaaaagatgAGTTTTTCAGCGAATAATAAGAGGATGGATTCCAACCCAAATGCAACCTGCAACTGGATAAATCCACAAATGGCAAATCATTAATACGCGCTCCCACTAAGGGAAAAGCGAACGCTTACATAAATGATACTTTCCACGTGACATATACATCAAACCTCTGCGCCCTTCTAGGAAATGACTCCCAAGACTCTCACGTGGTCATGAAGCGAGACGTGGCTTCCGTTTTGCTGAggacgagacgccaagcccccctcTCCTTTTACCAGATGGAGCGGtacgagttgtttttttttttgttttttgttttttttaaataatattggtTAGTTGTATAGCAATACTCTTCAATAACGCTATTGTTTTCGTTCGGGTGCAGCCTGAGAGAGGTGTGTGAGCTGAACACGGGCTGCGACGAGATGGCAGAGACGCAGGGGATCGTGGCGGCCTACACGGCCTACTACGGACCCCCTCCCTTCTAAGCGCTCCCGCGCACACGTCACCTGCATCTCCCCTCAACAAGAGGCAGACAAACACATTCCGTCTTTTGACCCCGTTGTGATTATACAGACGGAGGTCACAAACTTTTGCACAAGCGACGTCCACAGAGGTGCACATACATATGTTGAAATGTTTCCTCacaccacccccaccccaactTCGAATAACACGATGAATGGTGCTAAAAGTGTATTTGAATGATTGTATTGATTATATTTATGCCATGCTTCAGCAGCGGTTATAGTAATGAGCTCTTAGGTGTACTTTAGTGTTAGTTGCTGTGTACAGAGTGTGTGAATTGTGCGTGAATTATCTGCTATGGCTGTAACCACACGTTGCCTCTGGATTTcaaggaaataaattattttatttgtccaaCAATGacttcaagtgttttttttgttttgtttttaatgatggAAAtcctttaaaatattattttgaggTCACTACTGAAAATTGTGACATCCAGTTTAAGGTCTATGTACTAGTATACTAGCATGTGATTCAGTGCACTCGTAGAATGACGCACAAGTAGAACAACAATGTCTTACTGTTATAAAGCTTTCTGAATAGTAGTCTAGGATAACTTTGGCATACTGGTAGCATTCTAACATGTTAGTAGTTGACATCTGCATACTACTGGTCTTTCTAGAACTGGTAATACTGTAATGTCGCGACTCACTACTAGTAACGTACGTTGTTTCTTTGCCAAAGTTGTCCTACGAGTAAATTTTGTTCTAACCACTAGATGCCAGTGTTGAGCAGTTAGATTGGATTGGGTTTTTCTCCTACTGTACTAGTAGTCTGTACTGTATGCTTCACCAATACTAAGTTCTGATATGATACAAATAATTAACTTTGCTATCAGTATTAGATCAAGACAGTatattaatttgattttattttataactgACTCTCATTAAGCTTATTCATTGTAACTACAGGCATGAGGAGACTATACAATTGAACAAATTAATGATTTTCACATGCAACATGTTCTCcggataaaataatttaattaagtgGGGAAATAGATTGTTatcacaaaaaggaaaaaaagttagCACCCATTCGTGCAGcaagatgattcatttaacAACCTGCAAATGgttcttttttaaaattgctATTAGTTCAcagttgcttttattttgaataaatcaaattatatataattacGGAATATTAGATTAAATAGTTCTaaaacttttgtgtttttgggGGGCATGTTACTATAGTCTAATATATACTTCGACGAATACCACTAGttgtatgtattttaaaatattttactttatttatgtcTTCCCAAGAGATGTCTGCAGTCACGTTCCAACTACTGGAACAGCAGAGTTCAAGAGTGCCCTCTACTGGACAGTCAAAATTATGAGCCCTAATCTAACAACTACAAGTGCACACATatgaaagctttaaaaaaaaaaaaaaaaaaaaaaaaaaaatacgaccatgtccATCAGATGCATTTtgacactttaaaaaaagttgaattaTGACAAGAGATAAGATTAGCATGTTCTTTAGAAGCTCATTTATTTCTCACCTGAACAAAGTTAACCTGTGCACACCTGTTGTTACACACTCAATCAAAGTCGCACGTGCGGCGGTCTTATCAAGTGAAAAGAAAAGACCACCATGCAAAGTCCAGTGTGTGCGGGCACTTCCCACAagtgatgttcaacatttctgAGTAGCCTACAGTACGTGATTGTAGTCTCAACGATTGTATTCGTGTTGACAAAAGGCAGTCCCGAATGTCATTTAACTTTTTGTAATTGCACATTGTGACCAGCAGGGGGCTTGCATATTGGTTACTGGGGTTGTGTGGACACACGGTTCTCACTATCTTActataaaattattttgttaGTGATGAAAGTCTTTTTAAAGCATGGACAGACTCTAGTGGATTACGAACAACTTAATGACAGTAAATGTAAGCCATGACTCACAGCAAACTACACGATATTGCACATGCACATTGTTCCACAACGTGACATGACATATGGATTTTTCCGGGATGGGTTTTATTATTAGAAGCAGTAAATTGATCAGTTGAAATAGATattgtagtagcagtagtagatAACCCCAAATTGACACACAAGATTAAAGTTGAAAAAGTTTATTTAGATGGACATTCATCTAATTTCAAACGACATATTCTTTGAATATAATCACTTTATAATTACAAAATCATTTCACACCTTTAAAAGATGTGCACATGGTCACTGCATTGTGTTGTTTTCCCGTTACAGTGGAAAACATACAACATAATGAAGGCAGAAGAAAATATAGAAACTGAGCAATATTGGAAATGGAAAGAATGTGTGATTTGTAGTTGCACACAGATATGCTCTGTAGTTTACATTACATACTGTCATACATTAAGTTACTTCACTGCTCCTCTTTACAGTCCATTGCATTAAATAATCTAGTGAAGACATAAATAATATGTTAATCTTGTGCAATAATGTGCTTAGATC encodes the following:
- the bglapl gene encoding LOW QUALITY PROTEIN: bone gamma-carboxyglutamate (gla) protein, like (The sequence of the model RefSeq protein was modified relative to this genomic sequence to represent the inferred CDS: inserted 1 base in 1 codon), which produces MDLASGGWKQKXTSTSEGPTEEVKLQPQNNMKTLSLLVICALLSACWATGVVESHDDHSNGGDVGDHADNGDNGDNGDGGQNADSSASDSSDSSSDSSDSDSDSDSDSDSDSDSDSDSNSDSNSSSSSSESDSTEGNDSQDSHVVMKRDVASVLLRTRRQAPLSFYQMERLREVCELNTGCDEMAETQGIVAAYTAYYGPPPF